A single genomic interval of Macadamia integrifolia cultivar HAES 741 chromosome 6, SCU_Mint_v3, whole genome shotgun sequence harbors:
- the LOC122081443 gene encoding uncharacterized protein LOC122081443 isoform X2 has product MYDLPTPPDRTKSGPSSSSSQVISDISPTGNSFSPVMIPPPLHASNNLSSSLVLHDQSRVVPVQVSMSPLRRPAIGDDMPLGSYNPSESLLGTSPSPSSKLDDGDFFEEDASTGWIVGGNSGKFASSFPSGGFDSTATKSGSK; this is encoded by the exons ATGTATGACCTGCCTACACCACCTGATCGGACCAAATCAGGCCCCTCCTCATCATCCTCGCAGGTGATCTCCGACATCTCGCCGACCGGCAACTCTTTTTCCCCTGTCATGATACCCCCACCTCTCCACGCCTCTAATaacctctcatcttctttggtTCTTCACGATCAGTCTCGCGTAGTTCCAGTTCAAGTTTCCATGTCGCCTCTTCGTAGGCCTGCGATTGGTGATGACATGCCCCTTGGAAGCTACAACCCTTCTGAGTCGCTTCTGGgtacctctccttctccttccagTAAGCTTGATGATGGGGATTTCTTTGAAGAGGATGCTTCAACTGGTTGGATTGTTGGGGGTAACTCTGGAAAGTTCGCATCGTCTTTTCCCAGTGGTGGGTTCGATTCCACGGCCACCAAATCGG GGAGTAAATAG
- the LOC122081912 gene encoding uncharacterized protein LOC122081912 → MSWSSSDNFFVNTKLEVFSVDLFSEPLELKQCKDVIYDGPKGDDFKRFLRSKNFRVNRQGKAIVRLQRRDDDGEFLECEYETFVLEKVVPLGPFGFQNVPLPKPKEVKVLQSLLDTTKAELAKKNDALNELQTLIDNTKAVFRQTMVAITNSMKGLFVDFGLEPPASEDPESVLMMLHNLILHKEFGDTFLIAANEILASIASMFEKRTGLSIGMETRNSTPSTPARLIKSLSTLRGFMVDSHFFIDGSIIVRDFHLMNEDDLPIIFRDSAIDVAELKQKKIGTKSIDNIDGNSIFYGYFNIPMVGMFKGVLTRVHVTLPDEIMVKLQVSKHTLNDKMFWFVYANGSTIFEKELLNHKSTDDTSTSGSIGNISSLEDTKFAPSRVLGDPTDFVGFFCRMNRIFVNEKGTYLKFDFIGGKYSGSRVFLDSTVRYYNIDGGMFRPFKLVQFDVNMPTTDIVQREVFLPVSDSIFGEKYPTWIVNEALGKDCAFTFNDFCFMGKITKATGTFRENALVHVFFEQTQHGENCYVDALATTFFVLKTEEVASWDDIDKLMAPKFV, encoded by the coding sequence aTGAGTTGGTCATCGAGTGATAACTTTTTTGTGAACACAAAGTTAGAGGTCTTCTCGGTCGACCTCTTTTCAGAACCATTAGAATTGAAACAATGCAAAGATGTCATCTACGATGGGCCGAAGGGTGATGATTTCAAGAGGTTCTTGCGTTCTAAGAACTTTCGAGTAAATCGTCAAGGAAAGGCTATTGTACGCCTCCAAAGGCGCGATGACGATGGTGAATTTCTTGAATGTGAGTATGAAACCTTCGTTCTAGAAAAAGTGGTACCGTTGGGCCCTTTTGGTTTCCAAAATGTACCATTGCCGAAGCCGAAAGAGGTGAAGGTATTGCAAAGCCTCCTGGACACTACCAAGGCTGAATTGGCGAAGAAGAATGATGCGCTTAACGAATTGCAAACTCTTATAGACAATACCAAGGCTGTATTCCGACAAACTATGGTTGCGATCACAAACTCAATGAAGGGATTGTTCGTTGATTTTGGTCTTGAACCACCGGCAAGTGAAGATCCGGAATCTGTGCTGATGATGTTACATAATCTGATCCTTCACAAGGAATTTGGTGACACTTTCTTAATAGCTGCAAATGAGATACTGGCCTCAATTGCAAGCATGTTTGAGAAACGCACTGGCTTAAGCATTGGCATGGAAACAAGGAATAGTACTCCGAGTACTCCAGCTCGTCTCATTAAGAGTCTAAGTACCTTAAGAGGCTTTATGGTAGATTCCCACTTTTTTATTGATGGTAGTATTATAGTGAGGGATTTCCATTTGATGAACGAAGATGACCTTCCAATTATCTTTCGGGATTCTGCAATAGATGTGGCTGAGCTCAAGCAGAAGAAGATAGGTACGAAATCAATCGATAACATTGATGGAAACTCCATCTTTTATGGATATTTCAACATTCCAATGGTGGGGATGTTCAAGGGTGTTTTGACCAGAGTTCATGTCACCTTACCAGATGAGATCATGGTGAAACTTCAAGTAAGCAAACATACACTTAATGATAAAATGTTTTGGTTTGTTTATGCCAATGGGTCAACTATATTTGAAAAGGAGCTTTTGAATCATAAATCCACAGATGATACTAGTACCTCTGGTTCAATAGGCAACATAAGCAGCCTAGAAGATACCAAATTCGCCCCTTCTCGGGTCTTAGGTGACCCGACCGACTTTGTAGGATTTTTCTGTAGGATGAATCGAATCTTTGTCAATGAGAAGGGAACATATCTCAAGTTTGATTTTATTGGTGGAAAATATTCAGGATCACGGGTTTTTCTTGATAGTACGGTTCGCTATTATAATATAGATGGTGGAATGTTTCGTCCTTTTAAGTTGGTGCAATTTGATGTGAATATGCCCACAACTGATATCGTACAACGAGAAGTTTTTTTACCTGTGTCAGACTCAATTTTTGGGGAGAAATATCCTACTTGGATTGTAAATGAAGCTTTGGGCAAAGACTGTGCTTTTACATTCAATGACTTTTGCTTTATGGGAAAAATAACGAAAGCCACTGGTACTTTCCGCGAGAATGCTCTGGTCCATGTGTTCTTCGAGCAAACACAACATGGGGAGAATTGTTATGTTGATGCTctagcaacaactttctttgttttaaaaacAGAGGAAGTAGCATCATGGGATGACATTGATAAATTGATGGCTCCtaaatttgtttaa
- the LOC122081443 gene encoding uncharacterized protein LOC122081443 isoform X1, which produces MYDLPTPPDRTKSGPSSSSSQVISDISPTGNSFSPVMIPPPLHASNNLSSSLVLHDQSRVVPVQVSMSPLRRPAIGDDMPLGSYNPSESLLGTSPSPSSKLDDGDFFEEDASTGWIVGGNSGKFASSFPSGGFDSTATKSGLDGF; this is translated from the exons ATGTATGACCTGCCTACACCACCTGATCGGACCAAATCAGGCCCCTCCTCATCATCCTCGCAGGTGATCTCCGACATCTCGCCGACCGGCAACTCTTTTTCCCCTGTCATGATACCCCCACCTCTCCACGCCTCTAATaacctctcatcttctttggtTCTTCACGATCAGTCTCGCGTAGTTCCAGTTCAAGTTTCCATGTCGCCTCTTCGTAGGCCTGCGATTGGTGATGACATGCCCCTTGGAAGCTACAACCCTTCTGAGTCGCTTCTGGgtacctctccttctccttccagTAAGCTTGATGATGGGGATTTCTTTGAAGAGGATGCTTCAACTGGTTGGATTGTTGGGGGTAACTCTGGAAAGTTCGCATCGTCTTTTCCCAGTGGTGGGTTCGATTCCACGGCCACCAAATCGG GATTGGATGGATTCTAG